Below is a window of Synechococcus sp. PCC 7335 DNA.
TCGCTGCTCGGATTAACGACCAGCCTGTTAATCCCGGCGATCGCGACCCAGGTACGGCTCAATTCTCTATGGGATCAGGCGCTCAGATTCTTACCAACGGAGGGAGAACAAGTATCACCTCAGGCACTTTCGGGGAAACCAGTGGGATAGATGCGGCCAACGCTGCGATTGTGACTGGAAGTCGGACAACTAGCGGCGGTGCGATCACGCTATCAGCTTTGGACAATATTTCAGCAGGGTTGTTGGATAGTCGTAGTGAGGTAGGCGCTGGTGGAAATATCACACTTACCAGCGCAACTGGGACAATTGCTACTAACGATAACTTGCTAGCAGATGGCGCTGGGCAAGGGGGCAATATTGAGCTAGGGACAGAAGGGGCGATCGCCATCGATGGCAGACTCAGTACAGAGACATTTGGCCAAGCTGGAGATATCACCGTCAGTGCAGGCGGTGACCTTGAGATTCGCTCTCCAGGTCCGGTTGTCTCTATGCCCGCTGACATCAGCTCTCAGGGCATGCTCTCGGGGCGCATCTCTTTTGCTAGCGGCGGTGCGCTCACAGCAGAAGATATTCGTCTGACTAGTCGAATTGTCGGAGATGGAACTGGCGGCGACGTCACTTTCTCTGCGGATTCAATTACGTTCAATCAAACGTCTGTTGCTTTGAGAACGCGTGATGAGTCTCAAGCCTTTTTGGGGTTCGAGCAAGATGCCATTACCGGCAACCTAACGTTAGAATCCGCAACGGATATCGTTATGCAAAATAGTAATGCCTTCGTTGCCTCTGACTATGGCTCTGCGGATGCAGGTAATGTAGAAGTCACCACCGGACGACTACATATTCTCAACAATTCTGACTTTGTTTTTCCGTTTAGCAGCGCTTTTGGCATTTTTGCCTACGGAGACGATAGTAGTACGGGTGATGGCGGTAACGTGACTATCACAGCGACTGAGTCAGTCGAGATTGTGGGTAAGTCTCCTGGTGAATTTATTAGAAGCGAGAGTCCAGCGGCGGCTGAGGCCGTTTTTACTGAATTGGTAACAGAAGGGACTTCGATATTTACTACTGCGTTTGGCGGAGGAAAAGCTGGAGACATCAGCTTGAATACGGGCCAGCTAACAATTCGAGATGGCGCGGGACTATTGACTTCTGCGGTATTTGACGAAGGCGGTAATCTCTCGGTAGTCGCTGACGACATTAACTTGCAGGGGTTTGCCCTACTGTCTACAGGCACAGGCGCAGTCGGCGGAAACTCAGGCGCTCTTACTGTAGAAGCCAACAACATTAGACTGACTGATGGCGCGGTGATCTCGACTGCTTCTTTCGGTCCGGCAGACTCTGGCGAACTTTCTGTAACAGCTCGCCAGCTGAGCGTTGAAGGGGGGAGCACTGTGGGCGCTAGCGCGTTTGCCTCTGGCGATGGCGGCAGGTTAAGCATTCAAGCAGATGAGCTAGTGGAGGTGTTTGGCACGATTAGCGACGGCAGCGTTTTTAGTGCTATTTCTTCTGATTCTTCTGGGGCGGGCAGTGCCGGACCGCTGAGCATCGATACTGATAGGCTGATTGTGAGCGATCGCGGCGCTATCGTCACGGCCACCACGGACAGCGGCGCGGGCGCAGATATCGATATAGATGCTGGCACCCTACGGCTGAGCGCAGCCCAAATCAACGCCTCTACTGCCACCGCAGAAGACGGCGGAAATATTCACATTCGAGCTAGCGACTCAATAGAAGTCTCCGGCAGCGGCTTTGACAGCCTAAGTCAAAAGATCATAGAGCCTGCTATCAACGGTACCTTAGAGATAGAAGACTTTGACGAAGGTATCCTGACAGTCACTGGAGGCGATGGCAATGCTGGCTCTGTTCTGATCGAAACGTCTCAGTTTGCAGCTCGTAATGGAGCGCTAATTACCACCAGTACGTTAGATGGCGGTAGCGGCGGCGATATTGATATCACAGCTACAGATGATTTGCAGCTAGAAAGCACGCTACTATCGACGGCTACCTTTGCCCAAGCAGCGGCGGGCGATATCAGGCTAAACACTAGCAGACTGCGAGCTAGTGGCGGGGCTCAGGCAATCACGACCACGTTCGGTCCTGGCAAAGCTGGGAATCTGACAGTGACCGCTTCGGAGTCTGTTGATCTAATCGATCCAACAGCAACAGGAATTGCTAGTGGCTTACTGGCTTCTTCGTTTGAGACGGCAGCGGGAACAGGGGGCGATATTCTAGTAAACACTAGAGAGCTTCGTATCATCGATGGCGCTACGGTGTCTGTCAGCGGAGAGGGGGAAGGCGATGCTGGCAATATTGACGTTAGCGCTAGATCGCTATTGCTAGATCGAGGTTCGATTACGGCGACTAGCGCCTCTGGAGAAGGGGGCAGCATTCTTCTACGGATCGAAGATACGGCCGTGCTGCGTAATGGGAGCACGATTTCCACAACCGCTGGACAAGTAGGCTCTACTGGCAACGGCGGCAATATTATCTTTAGCGATGGCTTCATCTTAGCCGTCCCAGCAGAGAATAGCGATATCTCCGCTAATGCCTTTGAAGGACGCGGTGGCAATATTGCCATTACCAGTCGCGGTTTGTTTGGAATTGAATTTCGCGATCGCCTCACTTCAAATAGCGACATTACTGCTAGCTCCGATGTGGGTATAGACGGCGAGGTTGATATTAAGCTGATCAATCCTCCGCTAGAGCCGACACAAGTAGAGCTGCCCGAACAGCCCACAGCCACTGACCAAGTTGTTGTTCGCTGTACAGCGCCAGAAAATGAATCAAATACGCTAGTCGTGACCGGGCGCGGCGGCCTGCCTACTGATCCTAGGCAGCTCATTCAAGGAGAAACGGTTCTAGAAGATCTGCGGTTCTCGAACGCTGTAGGGTTAGATAGGCCAATAACCGATTCAGTTAGTGAGCCCGATCTAGTAGAAGCACAAAGCTGGCGTTTTGACGAGCTAGGACGCGTACAGCTAACAGCAGCGCGATCATTAGAAACAGCCCTTCACACAGCGTCACAGTGTTCTACCCTAGGTGAGCAGGCGAGCTGATATGAAGAGAAAACTGCGCTACGCAATTCTGTTGATTCTCACCTGCGGCCTAATCATGCTGACGGCGATCTCAACAGGAAGCAGTTCAGTCTCAGCAACCGACATTCCCTCAGCGCGATCGCTTATTCGTACAGGTGTTCAGCAGTTTCGCAGCGGATCGGTAGAAGCCGCGCTGTCTAGCTGGCAGGCCGCCGAACAAGACTATGAGCGTCAAGGTGATACCGATGGCGTTTTGCTCAGCAAAGTTAATCAGATTCAGGCGCTGCGATCGCTTGGCTACTATTCACAAAGTCAGCAGATTGTTGTAGATATTCAACAGACCCTTTCTGCTCTCCCTGATTCTCTACTCAAGGCTCAGAGTTTACAGACAGTAGGTATCTCTTTTATATCGTTAGGACAGTTAGAAGCGGCTAGAGCGGCTTTTTCTAAGAGTTTGGTAATTGCTCAGCAGTTCAATGACACCAACACCATAGCCAGTGCCTACTTCCAGCTTGGCAATACCGCTCAAGCAGCCGATAATTTTGGTACAGAGCTTGAAATAGAGACTGCTCAGCACTTTTACCAGCAAGCGCTGGCGAGCGCAGATCCAGATTCGCGTATTTGGTTAGAGATTGCCTTGAACCAAAGTCGTCTCTTGGTTCAACAGCCGGAAGAAGCAGCGCTGTCTTTAGCTAGCCCTTTAATTGAAGAGGTTCGATCACGCCTAGCAGACCTATCGCCTAGCCGCTGGACAATTTACGCTCAGATTAACTTGGCTGAAACGCTTTTATCTTTTCCTGGCGAAGAGCCAAGCGGCATCGAAGTGCTGACAAACGCACTTTCGCAATCGCGATCGCTCAAAGATCGGCGAGCCGAGTCCTATGTCTTGGGCCAACTAGGTAAATTTTACGAACACGCTAAGCAGTGGTCAGATGCCCTTTTGCTCACAGAGCAGGCTCTGCAACAAGCCCAGCAGCTTCAGGCTAATGAGATGATCGCTAGCTGGCAGTGGCAGCGGGGAAGGATTCTTAACGCTCAAGGAGAAAAAGAAAAGGCGATCGCCGCGTATAGCCAAGCCGTTATCCTACTCGAATCTCTAGATCAAGACCTCGTTGCGCCTGGCTCAGAAGCGCAGTTCTCTTTTCAGCAGCGCGTGGAGCCCGTTTATCGAGAGCTAGTGGCGCTGCTACTCGACGGTGTAGACCAGCTGCCAGCAAATAAACAACAACAGCGGCTAATCAAATCTAGAGATGTGATCGAGTCACTTCAGCTCGCAGAACTAGAAAACTTTTTTCGTGAAGCCTGCCTCACCTATGAACCACGTCCAATTGATGAGATCGACTCGCACGCAGCGGTAATCTATCCGATTGTGCTGGGCGATCGCCTAGAAGTCATTCTTACCCTACCTGGTCAGCCCCTACAGCACTACGGTAATTTCCTTCCTGACCAGCTTGCCACCTTTCAAGCTTTGCGTCAGGCACTTAACCCAGCCTTTCCTGCCACCGAAATTCTAGCTCCAGCCCAACAGATCTACGACTGGCTGATTCGCCCAGCGGAAACGATTCTCACCGAGCAGTCGATCGAAAGGCTGGTCTTCGTTCCAGATGACTATTTGCGTAGCGTGCCGATGTCTGTTCTACACGACGGTAGTCAGTTCTTGATCGAAAAGTATGGCGTTGCCCTTACTCCTGGGCTGCAGCTATTCGAACCTAGCAAACTTAATAGTCAACAGTTGAAAGTTTTGGCGGGCGGTATAACAGCCGCTCAGCAAGGGTTCGGCGCTCTACCCGCAGTCGATGCAGAAGTTGCTGAAATTCGCGCTCAGTTTCCATCACAAGTCCTACTCAACGCGGACTTCACCAATCCAAATATTGCAAAAGAGATTGAAGACGTTCCCTTTTCTGTTGTGCATCTAGCTACTCATGGCCAGTTCAGCTCAAAAGCTGAGGACACCTTCATCCTCACTTGGAACAATCAGCTTCAGATCAGAGAACTAGAGCGGTTGCTACAGCAGCGCGAACTACAGACGCCAGTTGAACTGTTGGTCCTGAGCGCTTGTCAAACAGCAAAAGGAGATAATCGCGCCGCACTAGGTATGGCGGGCATAGCCGTTCGCTCCGGCGCTAGAAGCACCATTGCCTCCCTCTGGTCCGTCCAGGACCGCTCTACTGCTGAGCTGATGAGTCGGTTGTATCAAGAACTCAATCAAACTCAAACTTCGCGCACAGAAGCGCTAAGGCAGGCCCAGCTATCCCTCCTAAACACCCCTGATTACGCCCATCCTTACTATTGGGCTCCGTTTGTACTAATCGGAAGCTGGCTGTAGGGTTAGGTTTGACAGTAGCGTAATCAACACAATCATTTTGATCGCCTTTCACCCTTTCAGTTATTAAAGGTGAAGCCGGCTCCTGGAAGAAGGGTGAAAGACGTTGTCTTCTATAGCTTGCGTATAGTTTTCCTTACAAGCTAGCTGCTGAGCTAATGTTTTATGTCACGATTCTTAGATTGTATTGTCATGGTCGTCAACATAAATAACTTTAACACTCCAGCAGTTGAATTAATTGAAAGATTATAGGAGATAGTCGAATGTAGATATTACTCCGGCGGTTGAATAGACGAGATAGAATGGAGTCGTAGAGTGGCATCGTCAAGTTAATCTTAACTAGGCAAATTTAGAACAGATTTATTGAGCTAGTGCTATCAGCTCGGCCTATGCGATCACGCCGACCCCTGCGATCAATCTCCAACTGTCGATCTGCTGGCGCATCGTTTTTCTATATTCTGAAGCCGTCTGTTTGTGCTGATGGGGATGGAAATGACCACGTATCGGTTCAAAGGCTGACAGAAAGCGCTGTGCCTGACCCACCGATTTGAATCGGCCCATTCGCCTCTCCCTAACTCGGGTCTGTCTATGTGAGTTCTCAGCTCGATTGTTCAATCCTTTATGCTGCCTATGTTCTACATTCCTCAAGATGTCCTTCTTAGCAGCGCCATAACTCTTGAGTCTGTCGGTGATGATGACTCTAGGGGCAAAGCCGGCTGGTTTGAGTAGTTTTCGGAAGAACTTCTTGGCTGCCGCTTTGTTGCGGCATCGCTGCATCAGGATATCGAGCACTACACCATGCTGGTCAACAGCCCGCCACAAGTAAAACTGTTCACCTTTAATCTTGATGACGACTTCGTCGAGATGCCACTTATCACCGGGCTTTGGCCGCTGTTTGCGAATCTGATTGGCATAGCTCTGAGCAAACTTTAGACACCATCCTCTGATCGCTTCGTAGGTGACCGTGATGCCCCGATAGAGCATCATTTTCTCAATGTCACGGAAGCTTAGTGGGAAGGTGTAATACAGCCAGACGCAATAGCTGATAATGTCGGCTGGGAAGCGGTGGCCACGGTAAGGATTATTCATGGCTGAAGCTTCTCAGAGGCAGTAGACCGGAGTCAACTCTAGCCAACTTGACAATGCCACCGTGAGCTATCAGACGTACAGGTATATGGCGGGGGACGCTACATTTTGTGGGACGAGCTAGGTCAAGCCTTTCAGGTCTCGGATCTATTAGCAGGTATTTATGGCCGAGAAGCCTGGATGCAAAAGCTGATGGCGACAGTCCAGTGATGCTGACCGGATGAGAAGGTAGGGACGGCGTATTGAGTAGTCTCTCTACCTCCATCGCGCGGTTACCTTTCGGTCATTAAGGCGGTAGGGATAAAGGATTCGTTGTCCTTTGTCCTAACCTATCTGATTCTCTGCTGGTATATAACCGCTTTTTTGTGTTTGTAGTCGGGTTGGCGGTGGTACTAAGTTTTTCCAGAGCACCGGCCCCACGCGCACATCATGCTGACGATGCGCGTAGTAAACAAAGATGACTTTGGTAAAAAGCTGCTAAGTCAGAGTCAGCAACAATTGGATAGGAAACATGACCGATGAATGGAGTTGTAGAGGAAGAATATTGTAAATAATTCCAAATAAATGCTAGACAGAAGCCAATTTGAGAGAGAGTTGAGTCATGGGTCATCAAAGTGAAAGAGTAAGTCTATAGAAAGGCTATCTAGAAACTGTTGTTTCAATATTCATTGAGTAAGTGATAAGAATTAAATTATCTGCTCCATTTGTTTTTGATGAAGACAAAATATGCTCAATATCTTGCTTAGGTTTTCACCTTTATCTCTATGTACTACTAATGATTTAGGATTAACGGCTAATGGCCAAGAAATTAGTGAGACAGTTGTCAAGATAGGGACATAGCTTTGAAGTCGTTGGAGGTAGGGAATCTGAGACCTTTATTCCTGATATGGCTTTAGCCTTAGTTTGTGTTGCCGCAGTCATTAGTCCGGCCATAAAGCCTGAGTATATCCGTGTTAGAACTATTGAGATATAAACTCTAATTTTCGGATCTTCTACTTATCTACTGGAGCAAGAGAAAATTCTCAAAAACTGAACTGTAATAATATGGTTTAGGCTTTGATAAGCAACTAAAGACTACGGATAATAGATTGTTTATAAGGTTTATCAAACAAGAGTTTTATCGGATATTTCATAGAGAGATATCTGTAGTTTTCCAAAAGTTCAATCGTATAACAACATCTTTTATTTTGGAGAGTGCCAATCATGAACAAAAATCATCTGGTATTTCGTCGGCTTTCCAGTCTAGTTAGCACTAACCACTCCAATCAAGTTCATCTCTTTCGACAAAGAACTGCCATGGCCGTTCTTGCTACAGCATTGCTATTGTCCGCACCTCAAGCTCAGGCTTTTGACATTCTTGACGAACTAGACAATTGCTTCAGCGGAGGCTGCGATCCGAGCAATTCAGAAGTTGTTCAAAGTATAACTGACCGCATAGAAGAAACCCGTGAGATAATTGACAGCGTGAGATGGCAAGACGTTGCTAAATTTTATAATGATCCAAGTTCTATCTATAGAGTACTCTGGGGGGAGCTGGCCAACGTTGCGGATACGACACTGAACGGGGCGATTAGTCGAAACTTCGGACACGTTACTAACAAGTGGGAGTTACGACAAGGTCTTGAAGATCAAGGAATAGTTGTCTATGGTCTTGAGATAGATCATGACGAATACTATCTTGCTACAAGTGCTGCGGCAGCCTCTGTAGTCGTAGAAAACCCTTCTCCTCTGATCCACTATTTTGAAGATTTAGCTTTCCGTAGTTACAATGAGATGCTGCTAAATCTCAACAGTGCTCTTGAGAAAGCTCCAGAGAGTATGCGAGGGGAGTATGCATCAGAATTGAAAAAGATAGAAGATGCTCTTACCCCTAACTATATTGCAACCGCTTTAGCAAGCTATGCGAGCACTGGAAAAGTCCCTGATATATCGTTAGATATAGATTTATCCACTGTGGACGTACGTTTTGGAATCTTAACTTATAGCCGTGGAGAAAGAAGTCCTTTGGGAGTACTTGTAACACCAAACACCCACCAGCCCTATATCATAGTTACACCTCCTGGGCTAAGCGCTAGAGTTTCGCAGATTATAGAAGAACACTCTCTCCCACAGGAGGAGATTGTATCTTTCGCCACGTCACCTCAAGATAGGTCTAACGACCTAATGACAATTAAGAAGAGCGGAACGGGTAGTGGTGCAACGGAAGTCCATATTCTTTCAGGCGCTAGTAACTTTCAGCAGTTCATTTTGCAAACAGGAACTGCGCTACATGAAACCGCAGACAATTTCGATCATGGTCTAACTGATTGGGATAGGGATGGAGAGTCAGACCTAGTCGCGATTAAAAAGAGTGGAACAGGTAGTGGTACAACGGAAGTCCATATTCTTTCAGGCGCTAGTAACTTTCAGCAGTTCATTTTACAAACAGGAACTGCGCTACATGAAACCGCAGACGATTTTGACTTTGGAATGGCTGATTGGGACAGAGATGGACAACTAGACCTAGTCGCGATTAAAAAGAGTGGAACAGGTAGTGGTACAACGGAAGTCCATATTCTTTCAGGCGCTAGTAACTTTCAGCAGTTCATTTTACAAACAGGAACTGCGCTACATGAAACCGCAGACAATTTTGACTTCGGTTTTGTTGATTGGGATAGGGATGGAAAGTCAGATTTAGCCGCGATCAAAAAGAGTGGAACAGGTAGTGGTGCAACGGAAGTCCATATTCTTTCAGGCGCTAGTAACTTTCAGCAGTTCATTTTACAAACAGGAACTGCGCTACATGAAACCGCAGACAATTTTGACTTCGGTTTTGTTGATTGGGATAGGGATGGAAAGTCAGATTTAGCCGCGATCAAAAAGAGTGGAACAGGTAGTGGTGCAACGGAAGTCCATATTCTTTCAGGCGCTAGTAACTTTCAGCAGTTCATTTTACAAACAGGAACTGCGCTACATGAAACCGCAGACAATTTTGACTTTGCTTTGGATTAGCGTTCATAGCTTGTCGAACACTGTTTGACAGGCTATGAAAAGAATAGATGCAT
It encodes the following:
- a CDS encoding filamentous hemagglutinin N-terminal domain-containing protein, with the protein product MKSLLKFVLVLVPAISAICFGPTLKTSATPLIETAITPDQTLGAEQSRLIDTLDRIRVEGGAERGSALFHSFLDFNVGEGQRIYFVGSDGIANILTRVTGTQASNILGTLGVEGSANLFLMNPNGVLFGENAQLDLSGSFAATTAEQLWIEGTEFSAVRPKALPLLSVSLSPGLQYGASRPNSVVENQASLSIREQQSLTLQGGTVRQLGEILSPGGYVDLSGDMIELAGVVDTRSHNGQTGILLIDPKNIVIRDGEPLSGDDVSFALLTNNVTLQADNDITIADDIATATENDLTFSTGRSLTIGPNQSILLNGGDFAARINDQPVNPGDRDPGTAQFSMGSGAQILTNGGRTSITSGTFGETSGIDAANAAIVTGSRTTSGGAITLSALDNISAGLLDSRSEVGAGGNITLTSATGTIATNDNLLADGAGQGGNIELGTEGAIAIDGRLSTETFGQAGDITVSAGGDLEIRSPGPVVSMPADISSQGMLSGRISFASGGALTAEDIRLTSRIVGDGTGGDVTFSADSITFNQTSVALRTRDESQAFLGFEQDAITGNLTLESATDIVMQNSNAFVASDYGSADAGNVEVTTGRLHILNNSDFVFPFSSAFGIFAYGDDSSTGDGGNVTITATESVEIVGKSPGEFIRSESPAAAEAVFTELVTEGTSIFTTAFGGGKAGDISLNTGQLTIRDGAGLLTSAVFDEGGNLSVVADDINLQGFALLSTGTGAVGGNSGALTVEANNIRLTDGAVISTASFGPADSGELSVTARQLSVEGGSTVGASAFASGDGGRLSIQADELVEVFGTISDGSVFSAISSDSSGAGSAGPLSIDTDRLIVSDRGAIVTATTDSGAGADIDIDAGTLRLSAAQINASTATAEDGGNIHIRASDSIEVSGSGFDSLSQKIIEPAINGTLEIEDFDEGILTVTGGDGNAGSVLIETSQFAARNGALITTSTLDGGSGGDIDITATDDLQLESTLLSTATFAQAAAGDIRLNTSRLRASGGAQAITTTFGPGKAGNLTVTASESVDLIDPTATGIASGLLASSFETAAGTGGDILVNTRELRIIDGATVSVSGEGEGDAGNIDVSARSLLLDRGSITATSASGEGGSILLRIEDTAVLRNGSTISTTAGQVGSTGNGGNIIFSDGFILAVPAENSDISANAFEGRGGNIAITSRGLFGIEFRDRLTSNSDITASSDVGIDGEVDIKLINPPLEPTQVELPEQPTATDQVVVRCTAPENESNTLVVTGRGGLPTDPRQLIQGETVLEDLRFSNAVGLDRPITDSVSEPDLVEAQSWRFDELGRVQLTAARSLETALHTASQCSTLGEQAS
- a CDS encoding CHAT domain-containing protein; the protein is MKRKLRYAILLILTCGLIMLTAISTGSSSVSATDIPSARSLIRTGVQQFRSGSVEAALSSWQAAEQDYERQGDTDGVLLSKVNQIQALRSLGYYSQSQQIVVDIQQTLSALPDSLLKAQSLQTVGISFISLGQLEAARAAFSKSLVIAQQFNDTNTIASAYFQLGNTAQAADNFGTELEIETAQHFYQQALASADPDSRIWLEIALNQSRLLVQQPEEAALSLASPLIEEVRSRLADLSPSRWTIYAQINLAETLLSFPGEEPSGIEVLTNALSQSRSLKDRRAESYVLGQLGKFYEHAKQWSDALLLTEQALQQAQQLQANEMIASWQWQRGRILNAQGEKEKAIAAYSQAVILLESLDQDLVAPGSEAQFSFQQRVEPVYRELVALLLDGVDQLPANKQQQRLIKSRDVIESLQLAELENFFREACLTYEPRPIDEIDSHAAVIYPIVLGDRLEVILTLPGQPLQHYGNFLPDQLATFQALRQALNPAFPATEILAPAQQIYDWLIRPAETILTEQSIERLVFVPDDYLRSVPMSVLHDGSQFLIEKYGVALTPGLQLFEPSKLNSQQLKVLAGGITAAQQGFGALPAVDAEVAEIRAQFPSQVLLNADFTNPNIAKEIEDVPFSVVHLATHGQFSSKAEDTFILTWNNQLQIRELERLLQQRELQTPVELLVLSACQTAKGDNRAALGMAGIAVRSGARSTIASLWSVQDRSTAELMSRLYQELNQTQTSRTEALRQAQLSLLNTPDYAHPYYWAPFVLIGSWL
- a CDS encoding IS6 family transposase, whose product is MNNPYRGHRFPADIISYCVWLYYTFPLSFRDIEKMMLYRGITVTYEAIRGWCLKFAQSYANQIRKQRPKPGDKWHLDEVVIKIKGEQFYLWRAVDQHGVVLDILMQRCRNKAAAKKFFRKLLKPAGFAPRVIITDRLKSYGAAKKDILRNVEHRQHKGLNNRAENSHRQTRVRERRMGRFKSVGQAQRFLSAFEPIRGHFHPHQHKQTASEYRKTMRQQIDSWRLIAGVGVIA
- a CDS encoding VCBS repeat-containing protein, whose protein sequence is MNKNHLVFRRLSSLVSTNHSNQVHLFRQRTAMAVLATALLLSAPQAQAFDILDELDNCFSGGCDPSNSEVVQSITDRIEETREIIDSVRWQDVAKFYNDPSSIYRVLWGELANVADTTLNGAISRNFGHVTNKWELRQGLEDQGIVVYGLEIDHDEYYLATSAAAASVVVENPSPLIHYFEDLAFRSYNEMLLNLNSALEKAPESMRGEYASELKKIEDALTPNYIATALASYASTGKVPDISLDIDLSTVDVRFGILTYSRGERSPLGVLVTPNTHQPYIIVTPPGLSARVSQIIEEHSLPQEEIVSFATSPQDRSNDLMTIKKSGTGSGATEVHILSGASNFQQFILQTGTALHETADNFDHGLTDWDRDGESDLVAIKKSGTGSGTTEVHILSGASNFQQFILQTGTALHETADDFDFGMADWDRDGQLDLVAIKKSGTGSGTTEVHILSGASNFQQFILQTGTALHETADNFDFGFVDWDRDGKSDLAAIKKSGTGSGATEVHILSGASNFQQFILQTGTALHETADNFDFGFVDWDRDGKSDLAAIKKSGTGSGATEVHILSGASNFQQFILQTGTALHETADNFDFALD